A DNA window from Gasterosteus aculeatus chromosome 16, fGasAcu3.hap1.1, whole genome shotgun sequence contains the following coding sequences:
- the LOC120814833 gene encoding olfactory receptor 11A1-like has protein sequence MDYRSNVTYITFGGHVEVHKYRYLYFVVMFTVYILIISSNLTIVCIIMIHKNLHEPMYIFIAALLINSVLLSTAIYPKLLIDFLSEKQIISYPACLFQWFLYYWLGSSDFFLLSVMAYDRYVSICNPLQYPTIMQEKKVNIFLISAWILPACQTSGAMLLSAKKEICTFNLKGILCNSTVQTLHCVRSRIQNIYGLIVLVTTVVLPVLFILFTYGRILVVSYRCRGVRGRAAQTCLPHLLVLINFSCLTAYDVLLPRLELDSPEIVRLIMTLQVLIYHPLFNPIIYGLKMRRIYDHLKKLFCRMV, from the coding sequence ATGGATTATAGATCTAATGTGACTTATATAACTTTTGGTGGGCATGTGGAAGTGCACAAATATAGATATCTTTATTTTGTAGTCATGTTTACggtgtatattttaataattagcaGTAATTTAACTATTGTGTGCATCATAATGATTCACAAAAACCTGCATGagccaatgtacattttcattgcagcttTGTTAATCAACTCTGTTCTCTTAAGCACTGCTATCTACCCAAAGCTTTTGATTGACtttttatcagaaaaacagatcatatCTTATCCAGCATGTCTCTTCCAGTGGTTTTTATATTACTGGTTAGGAAGTTcagatttctttctcttgtcggttatggcctatgacagatatgtgtCTATATGTAACCCTCTGCAATATCCAACCAtcatgcaagaaaaaaaagttaacattttccTAATTTCAGCTTGGATTCTGCCTGCTTGTCAGACTTCAGGAGCAATGTTACtaagtgctaaaaaagaaatctgtacATTTAATTTGAAAGGAATACTTTGCAACAGCACAGTTCAAACACTTCACTGTGTGAGATCAAGAATACAGAATATATATGGCTTGATTGTTCTTGTTACTACTGTAGTTCTCCCTGTGCTCTTTATACTTTTCACATATGGCAGGATACTTGTTGTATCATATCGATGTAGAGGAGTTAGGGGAAGAGCTGCACAGACCTGTTTACCCCATCTGCTGGTTCTAATCAACTTTTCCTGTTTAACTGCATATGATGTACTTCTTCCTCGACTGGAACTCGATTCTCCAGAAATTGTACGATTAATAATGACTTTACAAGTTTTAATATATCACcctctttttaatccaatcatTTATGGACTAAAGATGAGGAGAATTTATGATCACCTTAAGAAGCTCTTCTGCAGAATGGTGTAG